The genomic region AAACTCCAGCCCAGCCCGGTAAAACAAGTTGCTCTGGATAACGCCATTCCCATATTTCAGCCAGAAAGCCTGAAAACCCCAGAAGCGCAGCAAGAACTGGCAGATCTCCAGCCCGATGTGATGATTGTCGCCGCTTACGGGCTTATTTTGCCCGAAGCAATCTTGGCGATCCCTGCCTACGGCTGCCTGAACATCCACGCCTCTTTACTGCCCCGCTGGCGTGGTGCCGCGCCAATCCATCGCGCCATTGCAGCCGGTGATGAAAACACCGGCATCACCATCATGCAAATGGACAAAGGCCTAGATACCGGCGCCATGCTGCTGAAAACCCAAACCACGATTGAATCGACCGATACCGGCGGCAGCCTTCACGACCGCCTCGCCGACATGGGCGGCAGTGCCGTTGTTGATGCGCTGAACCTGTTGGAGAAGGACGAACTCGGCGGCGAAGTTCAAAATAGTGAACAGGCCTGCTACGCCCACAA from Marinobacter sp. LV10R510-11A harbors:
- the fmt gene encoding methionyl-tRNA formyltransferase — protein: MRLVFAGTPDFAATALTALLGTHHTIVGVYSQPDRPAGRGRKLQPSPVKQVALDNAIPIFQPESLKTPEAQQELADLQPDVMIVAAYGLILPEAILAIPAYGCLNIHASLLPRWRGAAPIHRAIAAGDENTGITIMQMDKGLDTGAMLLKTQTTIESTDTGGSLHDRLADMGGSAVVDALNLLEKDELGGEVQNSEQACYAHKLTKEEGHVDWALSASTIERLVRAFNPWPGTYTDLEQQRLRIHEANATDENSQKPAGTVLRREREGIDIACGTGTLRVTRLQLPGSRAQSVNDLINGGKQLLLPGQELN